A portion of the Clostridium gelidum genome contains these proteins:
- a CDS encoding flagellin produces MRLSHNMFSLNIYKNYKNTLSDNAKALNNVSTGSKLSSAADNPNKIGKSETLKIQVLTYDAASKNIQDTNSLIQTFDSSLQEMNNNLVRMKELAVSAGSGALAPDDKKIIQSEIDSIKANINELANNTEFNGVKLSDSTLTGENVSTIKTSIGNMDDENMDIPFYNVSAENLGISTVNVNDIDAGNEAIDKAVEMVGKVRSKYGSIQKRLEGTADYLSSKSINTESAQSRIGDADIAEEMMKYSTSQILIQSSIGLMAQSNNFPKDALKILENVK; encoded by the coding sequence GTGAGACTTAGTCATAATATGTTTTCATTGAACATATATAAAAATTATAAAAATACGCTTTCTGATAATGCTAAAGCACTAAACAATGTAAGTACTGGTAGCAAATTAAGTTCTGCAGCAGATAATCCTAATAAAATAGGTAAGAGTGAAACTCTAAAAATACAGGTATTAACTTATGATGCTGCAAGTAAAAATATTCAAGATACTAATTCTTTAATTCAAACTTTTGATAGCTCACTTCAAGAAATGAATAATAATCTGGTTAGAATGAAGGAATTAGCAGTTAGTGCCGGATCTGGAGCTTTAGCGCCTGATGATAAGAAAATTATCCAAAGTGAAATTGACAGTATAAAAGCCAATATAAATGAGTTAGCTAATAATACTGAATTTAATGGAGTTAAATTATCAGATTCTACCTTAACTGGTGAAAATGTTTCAACAATAAAAACAAGTATTGGAAATATGGATGATGAAAATATGGATATACCGTTTTACAATGTTAGTGCAGAGAACTTAGGGATTAGTACTGTAAATGTAAATGATATAGATGCAGGTAATGAGGCGATTGATAAGGCTGTTGAAATGGTTGGTAAAGTAAGAAGTAAATATGGTTCAATACAAAAACGATTAGAAGGTACAGCGGATTATTTAAGCAGTAAAAGTATTAACACTGAATCAGCTCAAAGTAGGATTGGGGATGCTGATATTGCAGAAGAAATGATGAAATATTCGACAAGTCAAATATTGATACAATCATCAATCGGATTAATGGCACAAAGCAATAATTTCCCTAAAGATGCTTTGAAAATTTTAGAAAATGTTAAATAG
- the rfbH gene encoding lipopolysaccharide biosynthesis protein RfbH has product MFENKTENEARQEILNLVKQYYNQFLKKDTTFKVGDRISYSGRIFDEDEVCSLVDSSLDFWLTMGRYSDRFEKEFAEFLGTKYCSVVNSGSSANLIAFAALTSPLLKERKINKGDEVITVAAGFPTTVAPIIQYGVVPVFVDVTIPEYNIDINMLEEALSNKTKAVMVAHTLGNPFNLYKVKEFCDKHNLWLIEDNCDALGSKYCINGEWKYTGTIGDIGTSSFYPPHHITMGEGGAVYTDNSLLNKIIKSMRDWGRDCACPSGVDNLCENRFNGQSGELPKGYDHKYVYSHFGYNLKITDMQAAIGCEQIRKLPFFIEARKNNWIRLREGLNCLSDKIILPKLDENTEPSWFGFLITLKDDSGISREGFVRYLEDKGIQTRMLFAGNLIKQPCFDEMRESEAGYRIVGNLKNTDKIMNDTFWIGVYPGMDDDRLEYMIKVIKEYFYFR; this is encoded by the coding sequence ATGTTTGAAAATAAAACAGAAAATGAAGCAAGACAAGAAATCTTAAATTTAGTAAAACAATACTATAATCAATTTCTTAAAAAAGATACAACATTCAAGGTTGGAGACAGAATATCATACTCTGGAAGAATTTTTGATGAAGATGAAGTATGTAGTTTAGTTGATAGCTCATTAGATTTCTGGCTTACAATGGGGAGATATTCTGATAGATTTGAAAAGGAATTTGCAGAATTTCTTGGAACTAAGTATTGTTCTGTAGTGAATTCAGGTTCATCTGCTAATTTAATTGCTTTTGCTGCATTGACTTCTCCATTACTTAAGGAACGAAAAATAAATAAAGGTGATGAAGTTATAACCGTCGCAGCTGGATTTCCAACAACTGTTGCTCCTATAATTCAATATGGTGTAGTGCCAGTTTTTGTGGATGTTACAATTCCTGAGTATAATATAGATATTAATATGCTTGAAGAGGCATTGTCAAATAAGACAAAGGCTGTTATGGTTGCACATACCTTAGGGAATCCATTTAATCTTTATAAAGTAAAGGAGTTTTGCGATAAACATAATCTTTGGCTTATAGAAGATAATTGTGATGCTCTTGGATCGAAATATTGCATTAATGGAGAATGGAAATATACGGGAACTATAGGGGACATAGGGACATCTAGTTTTTATCCACCACATCACATTACTATGGGGGAGGGTGGTGCAGTCTATACTGATAATTCACTGCTTAATAAGATAATTAAATCTATGAGAGATTGGGGGCGGGATTGTGCATGCCCATCTGGAGTCGATAATTTGTGTGAAAACAGATTTAATGGACAATCTGGTGAATTACCTAAAGGCTATGACCATAAATATGTATATTCACATTTTGGATATAATCTAAAAATAACTGATATGCAAGCTGCAATTGGATGTGAGCAAATCAGAAAGCTACCATTTTTTATAGAAGCAAGGAAGAATAATTGGATTAGATTAAGAGAAGGACTTAATTGTCTTTCAGATAAAATTATTTTACCTAAGTTAGATGAAAATACTGAACCATCATGGTTTGGATTTTTGATAACTTTAAAAGATGATAGTGGTATTAGTAGAGAAGGCTTTGTAAGATATCTTGAAGATAAAGGAATTCAAACTCGTATGCTTTTTGCAGGAAACTTAATTAAGCAGCCTTGCTTTGATGAAATGAGAGAATCAGAAGCTGGATATAGAATAGTAGGAAATCTTAAAAATACTGATAAAATAATGAATGATACATTCTGGATTGGAGTATATCCTGGAATGGATGATGATAGACTTGAATATATGATAAAGGTTATTAAAGAATATTTTTATTTTAGATAG
- the flgB gene encoding flagellar basal body rod protein FlgB: protein MEIQSISSDASYDLIKSGLKASNTRAKAIANNMANINTKDYKKFNVVFEENLKKEEKSSEFQLKRTNSAHFAGSNSKNEDNISIEQDKSTSMRSDGNNVDLDLEKVNQAANTLKYNALITSINSKFNNLKTVIR from the coding sequence ATGGAGATTCAATCTATTAGTTCTGATGCTTCTTATGATTTAATTAAATCAGGACTTAAGGCATCAAATACTAGGGCAAAAGCAATTGCCAACAACATGGCCAATATTAATACTAAGGATTATAAGAAATTCAATGTGGTTTTTGAAGAGAATTTAAAAAAGGAAGAGAAGTCTTCAGAATTTCAATTAAAGAGAACTAATTCTGCTCATTTTGCTGGTAGTAATTCAAAAAATGAAGATAATATATCAATAGAACAAGATAAAAGTACTAGCATGAGAAGCGATGGTAATAATGTTGACTTAGATCTTGAAAAAGTTAACCAAGCTGCCAATACATTAAAGTATAATGCTTTAATTACTAGTATAAATAGCAAATTTAATAATTTGAAAACTGTAATTAGATAA
- a CDS encoding Uma2 family endonuclease produces MAINAINNKVYTYVDYLTFTENDSIEIIEGRILAMSPAPSRIHQKIISKIITELNNYITSNNGECEVYPAPFDVILVNDDEEVDNSKNIVQPDISVICDKDKLNDKGCIGSPDMIIEVVSPYNPNNDYIKKLNLYDKYKVKEYWIVNPMKNTILVYTLEDDNGYGMPVNYTFKDKVKVNIYENLQIDFNSFN; encoded by the coding sequence GTGGCTATAAACGCTATTAATAACAAAGTATATACTTATGTTGATTATCTAACTTTTACAGAAAATGACTCCATAGAAATTATTGAAGGGAGAATCTTAGCAATGTCACCGGCACCATCAAGAATACATCAAAAAATAATATCTAAAATTATAACAGAATTGAATAATTATATAACTTCTAATAATGGGGAATGTGAAGTTTATCCTGCTCCCTTTGATGTGATTTTAGTTAATGATGATGAAGAGGTTGATAATAGCAAAAATATAGTTCAGCCAGATATTTCAGTAATATGTGATAAGGATAAATTAAATGATAAAGGTTGCATTGGTTCTCCAGATATGATAATTGAAGTAGTATCTCCTTATAATCCTAATAATGACTATATAAAAAAGCTTAATCTATATGATAAATATAAAGTTAAAGAATATTGGATTGTAAATCCTATGAAGAATACTATATTGGTTTACACATTAGAAGATGATAATGGGTATGGTATGCCTGTTAATTACACATTTAAAGATAAAGTAAAAGTAAATATTTATGAAAATCTTCAAATAGATTTTAACTCATTTAACTGA
- the fliE gene encoding flagellar hook-basal body complex protein FliE: MRIEDSYLLNEVQFNNKFQNVGNNKSSDKSKEEKINSVGFGDVLKEYMNDTNDKMLKSNATTTSFIKGEDVNIDEVMIKAQEASLSLQFLTQTRDKLLEGYNQLSRLQL; encoded by the coding sequence ATGAGAATAGAGGATAGTTATTTATTAAATGAAGTGCAATTTAACAATAAATTTCAAAATGTTGGAAATAATAAAAGCAGTGATAAAAGTAAAGAAGAAAAAATCAATTCAGTTGGGTTTGGAGATGTTCTGAAAGAATATATGAATGACACTAACGATAAGATGCTTAAATCTAATGCAACTACAACAAGTTTTATTAAGGGCGAAGATGTTAATATTGATGAAGTTATGATAAAGGCACAAGAAGCTAGTCTAAGCTTACAATTTTTAACTCAAACTAGAGACAAGCTATTGGAAGGATATAATCAATTATCAAGGTTGCAATTGTAG
- a CDS encoding dTDP-4-dehydrorhamnose 3,5-epimerase family protein, with the protein MIAGVVIKLLKKIPDDRGTIMKMQEASDNEFKGFGEIYFSTIYPDVVKGWHLHKNAILNYTVIKGMIKLVLFDDRQNSSTKGEIQEIYLGDYNYCLVQIPPNIWNGFKCVGNNEAIVADLITVTHKDDEMLRLNPHENDIIKYDWSLKDR; encoded by the coding sequence ATGATAGCTGGAGTGGTAATAAAACTATTAAAAAAAATACCAGACGATAGAGGAACTATAATGAAAATGCAGGAAGCCTCTGATAATGAATTCAAAGGTTTTGGTGAAATATACTTTTCAACTATATATCCAGACGTAGTTAAAGGGTGGCATCTTCATAAGAATGCAATTTTAAATTATACAGTAATAAAGGGTATGATAAAATTAGTTTTATTTGATGATAGACAAAATTCTTCAACAAAAGGAGAAATACAAGAAATATATTTAGGCGATTATAATTATTGCCTTGTTCAAATACCTCCCAATATATGGAATGGGTTTAAATGTGTTGGAAATAATGAAGCAATAGTAGCGGACCTTATAACGGTTACCCATAAAGATGATGAGATGTTGAGATTGAATCCTCATGAAAATGATATTATAAAATATGATTGGTCATTAAAGGATAGGTAG
- the flgC gene encoding flagellar basal body rod protein FlgC yields MNAFSSMQISATGLSAERLRMDTITSNMANASTTRSADGSGPYVRKIAVFQEALDAKKEAAGVKAVKIEKDNSPLRKVYNPTHPDADKTTGYVTMPNVNVLNEMADMMVATRSYDANIDTFSALKSMFSKALEIGK; encoded by the coding sequence ATGAACGCATTTAGTTCTATGCAAATAAGTGCAACAGGTCTTTCAGCAGAAAGATTAAGAATGGATACTATAACTTCTAATATGGCAAATGCAAGTACAACAAGAAGTGCTGATGGAAGTGGACCATATGTTAGAAAGATAGCTGTATTTCAAGAAGCTCTTGATGCTAAAAAGGAAGCGGCTGGAGTTAAGGCAGTGAAAATTGAAAAAGATAACTCACCTTTAAGAAAAGTATATAATCCAACTCATCCAGATGCGGATAAAACAACAGGATATGTTACCATGCCAAATGTTAATGTATTAAATGAAATGGCTGATATGATGGTAGCAACAAGGTCTTATGATGCTAACATTGATACTTTTAGTGCTTTAAAAAGCATGTTTTCAAAAGCTTTAGAAATTGGGAAGTAG
- the rfbG gene encoding CDP-glucose 4,6-dehydratase: MNNAFNNIYSGKKVLITGHTGFKGSWLSIWLKKLGAEVIGYSLDPPTDPSMFRICRLDERITNIIGDIRDEARLTNVFKEYQPEIVFHLAAQPLVRYSYNFPKETYETNVMGTVNLLEAAKKVNSVKAVVVITTDKCYENKEWIYGYRETDPMGGYDPYSSSKGCAELVVSAYRNSFYRENGIALASARAGNVIGGGDWAEDRLIPDFIRSVSENRPILIRNPLATRPWQHVLEPLSGYLRLGALMLNNKEKYSNGWNFGPSDTNILNVEDILKLCINCFGKGSIQVDELEHRHEANLLKLDSTKARNYLNWCPVYNANQAVENTILWYKRYYKNRDESMYEYTLNQIEDYERH, encoded by the coding sequence ATGAATAATGCATTTAATAATATTTATTCAGGCAAAAAAGTGCTTATAACAGGTCATACTGGTTTTAAAGGGTCATGGCTTTCAATATGGTTAAAAAAGCTTGGAGCAGAAGTTATAGGATATTCTTTAGACCCCCCCACAGATCCATCTATGTTTAGAATATGTAGATTAGATGAAAGAATTACAAATATAATTGGTGATATAAGGGATGAGGCAAGGTTAACAAATGTTTTTAAGGAATATCAACCAGAGATAGTTTTTCATTTAGCGGCACAGCCACTTGTGAGATATTCATACAATTTTCCTAAGGAAACTTATGAAACTAACGTAATGGGAACTGTTAATTTACTAGAAGCTGCAAAAAAAGTTAATAGCGTAAAAGCTGTTGTGGTTATTACTACTGATAAGTGCTATGAAAATAAAGAATGGATTTACGGATATAGAGAAACTGATCCTATGGGCGGATATGATCCATATAGTTCAAGTAAAGGATGTGCAGAATTAGTAGTATCAGCTTATAGAAATAGTTTCTATAGAGAAAATGGCATAGCATTGGCTTCTGCCAGAGCGGGTAATGTAATAGGTGGAGGCGATTGGGCGGAGGATAGGTTAATTCCAGACTTTATTAGGTCAGTATCTGAAAATAGGCCTATATTAATAAGAAATCCACTGGCTACACGACCATGGCAACATGTATTAGAGCCTTTATCTGGTTATTTGAGATTAGGTGCATTAATGCTTAATAATAAAGAAAAATACAGCAATGGATGGAATTTTGGACCTAGTGATACAAATATATTAAATGTAGAAGATATTTTAAAACTTTGTATAAATTGTTTTGGTAAGGGAAGTATTCAAGTAGATGAGTTAGAACATCGACATGAAGCTAATTTATTGAAACTTGATAGTACTAAAGCAAGAAATTATTTAAATTGGTGTCCAGTATACAATGCCAATCAAGCTGTTGAAAATACAATACTATGGTATAAAAGGTATTATAAAAATAGAGATGAAAGTATGTATGAATATACTTTAAATCAAATAGAAGATTATGAAAGGCATTAA
- a CDS encoding YjfB family protein: MDIGTISTGMHQAAIQSAVSISVMKLAMNNGSQEATQMTDMISNMAVDTSKGMNIDARV; the protein is encoded by the coding sequence ATGGATATAGGCACAATATCAACAGGTATGCATCAAGCTGCTATTCAAAGTGCAGTTTCTATATCAGTTATGAAGTTGGCAATGAATAATGGAAGCCAAGAAGCAACTCAGATGACAGACATGATAAGTAATATGGCTGTGGATACGAGCAAAGGTATGAACATAGATGCAAGAGTATAA
- a CDS encoding Rpn family recombination-promoting nuclease/putative transposase — translation MPRKKVKIIDDKFIMSPKYDFVFKYIFGNEKHKDLLIALLSDILVLPEEEFEGIEIINSELLKEFKEDKKGILDVRVKTKVGKQIDVEIQILPTEYMAERTMFYWSKMYTSQIKPGDTYDKLKKCVTINIVDFKCTPLKKLYSSYHLTEDETGYRLTDILEVHFLEIPKLFDNDIERNENDPIVQWMEFLDAKSKGVMEMLAEKNKDIKKAYDLLKIISKDEKARILYEARQAEISDQLTRIKSAEEKGATENAIENATNFLRLGVSEEIVANGTGLPIEKILEIKKKMVH, via the coding sequence ATGCCTAGGAAAAAAGTGAAAATAATAGATGATAAATTCATAATGTCCCCTAAATATGATTTTGTATTTAAGTATATATTTGGAAATGAGAAACATAAAGACCTTCTAATAGCACTTCTAAGTGATATATTGGTTTTACCAGAAGAAGAATTTGAAGGAATAGAAATAATAAATAGTGAACTGCTAAAGGAATTTAAGGAAGATAAAAAAGGGATACTTGATGTACGAGTAAAAACAAAAGTAGGCAAGCAAATAGATGTTGAGATACAAATACTACCAACAGAATACATGGCAGAGCGCACTATGTTTTACTGGAGTAAGATGTATACAAGTCAAATAAAGCCAGGAGACACATATGATAAGCTCAAGAAATGTGTAACTATAAACATAGTAGACTTCAAGTGTACACCACTGAAGAAGCTCTACTCAAGCTATCATTTAACAGAAGACGAAACAGGATATAGATTGACGGATATACTTGAAGTGCATTTCTTGGAAATACCAAAGCTATTTGATAATGATATTGAGAGAAATGAAAATGACCCAATAGTTCAATGGATGGAATTCTTAGATGCAAAATCGAAAGGTGTGATGGAAATGTTAGCAGAAAAGAATAAGGATATAAAGAAAGCCTATGACTTATTGAAGATAATAAGTAAGGATGAAAAAGCTAGAATATTGTATGAAGCTAGACAAGCCGAAATCAGTGACCAATTGACTAGGATAAAGTCGGCAGAAGAAAAGGGTGCAACAGAAAATGCGATTGAAAATGCTACCAATTTTCTAAGACTTGGAGTAAGTGAAGAAATAGTTGCTAATGGTACAGGATTACCAATAGAAAAGATACTAGAAATAAAAAAGAAAATGGTGCACTAG
- a CDS encoding SDR family oxidoreductase yields the protein MKTVLIIGASGFLGKELHKVFKSDNKYLTYGTYSKNNILDLEYVDVTNLDNIKNIFKKIKPNIVIITMALTNVEYCEVNKEEAYNINVGGIKNLAKISKIYDCKVVYVSTEYVFDGNDGPYDETYDETPINYYGKTKFEGEKIIQSEIKEYMIARTTVVYGWDLDSKNFIMQLIQNLSENKTMKIPTDQISSPTYCPNLAQMIKESCDKGINGIFNMVGSNVMDRYNFALRAAEILDLNQKLLIPIETKTLGQIAKRPLNAGLKVEKISKILNNKPMSVLEGLIEVKKLYDKYKVEQCEEVAYE from the coding sequence ATGAAAACAGTATTAATTATAGGAGCATCAGGATTTCTAGGTAAGGAATTACATAAAGTTTTTAAATCGGATAATAAATATCTAACATATGGAACTTATTCTAAAAATAATATTTTAGATTTAGAATACGTAGATGTGACGAATTTAGATAATATAAAAAATATTTTTAAAAAAATAAAGCCTAATATTGTAATAATAACAATGGCTTTAACAAATGTAGAATACTGTGAAGTAAATAAGGAAGAAGCTTATAACATAAATGTTGGTGGAATAAAGAATTTAGCGAAAATTTCCAAGATATATGATTGTAAGGTTGTATATGTATCTACTGAATATGTATTTGACGGGAATGATGGACCTTATGATGAAACTTATGATGAAACACCTATAAACTATTATGGTAAAACAAAGTTTGAGGGTGAAAAAATAATACAAAGTGAAATAAAGGAATATATGATTGCAAGAACTACAGTTGTATATGGATGGGATTTAGATTCTAAAAATTTTATAATGCAATTGATACAAAATTTAAGTGAAAATAAAACTATGAAAATTCCTACTGATCAGATTAGTAGTCCAACGTATTGTCCTAATTTAGCTCAAATGATTAAAGAAAGCTGCGATAAAGGAATTAATGGTATATTTAATATGGTTGGAAGTAATGTTATGGATAGATATAATTTTGCTTTAAGAGCAGCAGAAATATTAGATTTAAATCAAAAATTATTAATTCCAATAGAAACAAAAACATTAGGACAAATTGCTAAAAGACCACTTAATGCAGGATTAAAAGTAGAGAAAATATCAAAAATATTAAATAACAAGCCGATGAGTGTTTTAGAAGGGCTTATAGAAGTAAAAAAACTTTATGACAAATATAAAGTTGAACAGTGTGAGGAGGTAGCCTATGAATAA
- a CDS encoding YjfB family protein gives MGIAVMMMAMDTGKGNAKRMTEMIKNSAVAHNLGNYLDFSFNIDVWKRRTKARIEIGVTVGAVQTRDAGYH, from the coding sequence TTGGGCATAGCGGTGATGATGATGGCTATGGATACTGGCAAGGGAAATGCTAAACGGATGACAGAAATGATAAAGAATTCTGCAGTAGCACATAATCTAGGAAATTACTTGGATTTTAGTTTTAATATAGATGTATGGAAGAGAAGAACTAAAGCAAGAATTGAAATTGGAGTTACAGTGGGTGCAGTACAGACAAGAGATGCTGGATATCATTGA
- the fliG gene encoding flagellar motor switch protein FliG: MAKEAVALTGVHKAAILFITLGPEASSGILKKLPEADIQKITYEIANITSVTPEQREEILNEFLQINKAREYIIEGGMDYAKQLLSKALGNQRASEILEKVSEATAQYRPFSIARKADSHQLLNVIISEQPQTIALILCYLQADKAAQVMAELPEETQSEVAYRIATMNNTSPMVIKEIESVLESKLSSVVRTEMTSLGGVETLVNILNAVDRTTEKNITEGLEREDAELADKVKSSMFVFEDILSLDDVSIQRILREVEVNDLSLALKGCSDEVANSIYKNQSKRAAASLKEDMEFLGPVRLMDVEKAQQKIVSVIRRLDDANEIIIARGGEDAIIV; encoded by the coding sequence ATGGCAAAAGAAGCAGTTGCATTAACAGGAGTTCATAAGGCGGCAATATTATTTATAACACTTGGGCCTGAAGCATCATCTGGAATATTGAAAAAATTGCCAGAAGCTGATATTCAAAAAATAACTTATGAAATTGCTAATATCACATCAGTTACGCCAGAACAAAGGGAAGAAATATTAAATGAATTTTTACAAATAAATAAAGCTAGAGAATATATAATTGAAGGTGGTATGGATTATGCTAAGCAATTATTATCAAAGGCATTAGGAAATCAAAGAGCAAGCGAAATATTGGAAAAAGTATCAGAGGCTACTGCTCAATACAGACCTTTTTCAATTGCAAGAAAGGCAGATTCTCATCAATTATTAAATGTAATTATATCAGAACAACCTCAAACTATTGCACTCATTTTATGTTATCTTCAAGCAGATAAAGCTGCACAAGTAATGGCAGAGTTACCAGAAGAAACACAAAGTGAAGTTGCTTACAGAATAGCAACCATGAATAATACTTCACCTATGGTAATTAAAGAAATAGAATCTGTACTTGAAAGTAAATTATCTTCAGTAGTAAGAACTGAGATGACATCTTTGGGTGGAGTAGAAACTTTAGTTAATATATTAAATGCAGTTGATAGAACAACTGAAAAAAATATTACTGAAGGTTTAGAAAGAGAAGATGCAGAACTTGCTGATAAAGTTAAAAGTTCAATGTTTGTATTCGAAGATATTCTTTCTCTTGATGATGTATCTATTCAAAGAATACTTAGAGAAGTTGAAGTTAACGATCTTTCACTTGCACTTAAAGGATGTTCTGATGAAGTGGCTAATAGTATTTACAAGAATCAATCAAAGAGAGCTGCTGCTTCATTAAAGGAAGATATGGAATTCTTAGGACCAGTAAGACTTATGGATGTTGAAAAAGCACAACAAAAGATTGTTTCTGTTATTAGAAGGTTAGATGATGCTAACGAAATCATCATTGCAAGAGGTGGAGAAGATGCAATCATCGTATAG
- the fliF gene encoding flagellar basal-body MS-ring/collar protein FliF, producing the protein MKKLLEKVKGLLEKFKSQSKKIKIAIVVAIIAIIIAIISGLFYSSSNKYQILFSDLDATDSQTVVNTLTESKTEYKIEGNSILVLKDKVYELRMKLAPNLTSGSKGYELMDSGSSFGMTDEEFKIKKLRMQQGELEKTIKAFPQVEDARVHITEAKDSVFAKDKEPGKAAVALTLKKGTKITEDQVKAIVAIVSGSVDNIPRTNIDVVDQNMKLLTKDINNDENNPASSEEIAKQQDAEKVDEDRLEKKIVELLEPRFGVNKVKATVNVNLDFDSKQETKKVVDPNKVIISQENSKEANTSDAGKATAQSPVDNNMQNQITTNNGGNSTSSKDNQKTNYEIGNSESKVISSPGETKRLTAAVMVNGDLDDATRQQLESFVGNAIGLNTLRGDQVQVVGMPFDTTIEDKAKADEAAASAGAATTSKNTMTIIAGVLGTLVLGLLIFLIVKRRKKKKVENDQLLDTLIDDSIIPKEPETFEPIEFESRSQKTHLENEIKKYAIEKPEQVVDIIRSWLTENER; encoded by the coding sequence ATGAAAAAACTTTTAGAAAAAGTTAAGGGGCTTTTGGAAAAGTTTAAATCCCAGAGTAAGAAAATAAAAATTGCTATAGTAGTAGCAATTATAGCAATTATTATAGCAATTATAAGTGGACTTTTTTATTCCTCTTCTAATAAATATCAGATTTTATTTTCTGACCTTGATGCAACAGATTCGCAAACAGTAGTAAATACTTTAACGGAAAGCAAAACAGAATACAAAATAGAAGGTAATAGTATTTTGGTTCTGAAAGATAAAGTTTATGAATTAAGAATGAAATTAGCGCCAAATCTAACATCTGGAAGTAAAGGCTATGAACTTATGGATAGTGGAAGCTCTTTTGGTATGACAGATGAAGAATTTAAAATTAAAAAACTTAGAATGCAACAAGGGGAATTAGAGAAAACTATAAAAGCTTTTCCTCAAGTGGAAGATGCAAGAGTACATATTACTGAGGCTAAAGATTCTGTTTTTGCAAAAGACAAAGAGCCTGGAAAAGCTGCTGTTGCATTAACTTTAAAAAAAGGAACTAAAATTACTGAAGATCAAGTTAAAGCAATAGTAGCAATAGTATCAGGAAGTGTAGACAATATTCCAAGGACAAATATAGATGTTGTAGATCAGAATATGAAATTACTTACTAAAGATATTAATAATGATGAAAATAATCCAGCAAGTTCAGAAGAAATAGCAAAACAACAAGATGCAGAAAAGGTAGATGAAGATAGACTTGAAAAGAAAATTGTCGAGTTGTTGGAACCAAGATTTGGCGTAAATAAAGTTAAAGCAACTGTTAATGTTAATTTAGACTTTGACTCAAAGCAAGAGACCAAAAAAGTAGTTGATCCAAATAAAGTTATTATAAGTCAAGAAAATTCTAAAGAAGCTAATACTTCAGATGCAGGAAAAGCTACAGCTCAAAGCCCTGTAGATAATAATATGCAAAATCAAATAACTACTAATAATGGTGGAAATTCAACTTCAAGTAAAGACAACCAAAAGACTAACTATGAAATTGGTAACAGTGAATCAAAGGTTATAAGTTCACCAGGAGAAACTAAAAGGCTTACAGCTGCAGTTATGGTTAATGGAGATTTAGATGATGCAACTAGACAACAACTTGAAAGCTTTGTAGGAAATGCAATAGGATTAAATACACTTAGAGGAGATCAAGTTCAAGTGGTTGGAATGCCATTTGATACAACGATTGAAGATAAAGCTAAGGCAGACGAAGCAGCCGCAAGTGCAGGAGCAGCAACAACTAGCAAAAATACAATGACTATTATTGCTGGAGTTTTAGGAACATTAGTTTTAGGATTACTTATTTTCTTAATTGTAAAGAGAAGAAAGAAGAAGAAGGTAGAAAATGATCAATTATTAGATACATTAATAGATGATAGTATAATCCCTAAAGAACCAGAGACTTTTGAACCAATAGAATTTGAATCTAGATCACAAAAGACTCATTTAGAAAATGAGATTAAGAAATATGCAATAGAAAAGCCAGAACAAGTTGTAGATATAATCAGATCATGGTTGACTGAAAATGAGAGGTAG